From the genome of Sporomusa sphaeroides DSM 2875:
CGTGATTGCAGTTCTGACCGCATTTTCTTTTTATGTTATTCTGGGTGTCAGGTACAGTCCGGTAAACTGGGTGCACAAAATAGCCTTTTATGGGGTGATCGTAAATCTTGGCGTGCTCTTGGAAACGGTCTTAAAAAATACAACAAGGCTGATTCACTATGATTTTGAATGGGATTTCTGGGATTCATACACCAGTTGGTGGGGCTTTTTTATTTTAATGGAATGGATCGGTGGTAAGCTTATACCGCAGCATTTGAGAGCGCCCATACCGGCCGAGGCTTTCCGCTCTGAACAATGGTTTTGGTTTGTCATTCATTTTGTGGCAATTTTTACGATATTTCTGGCCGGATTGTATCTGGGGTTAACCATGCCTGATCAATAAACCGAACGCCCTTTTTTAGACTTCAGCAGGGATTTATTATCTTTTGGCGAAAGGCTACCAAAAAAAGGAGGAGCGATATTATGGCTGGAGCTCCAACAATTTGGGTGAGTGGTGATATGAGTGAGCAAATATCAGATTTCAATGGTGAGTATACCTTAATACTAATTAGCAGCAAGCAAAGAATATCACTGGGCAAGAGCTTAGAAGCTGCGAGGAAAAAATTAAAAGAACTTGGCAGGGAAGATATTGCCAACCAGTTAAGATAATGAGCCTATAGCAAAAGCTTGCTTAAATTAAAATGCGGTGTTAAAATTAATTCAATATAATATAATAAGTTTTCTGGGATTCCGTGGCTTCGAGCCAGTCTGATCCGGGAGAAAACGCACAGTATTGTCTGTGAAACACGAAAGATAGAAGTCTGGGAGAAATTAATGATTTCTCCCAGACTTTAAGTTTTTTGCTTGCTG
Proteins encoded in this window:
- a CDS encoding CBO0543 family protein, which produces MGLTFLDSSMEMYISVISLIVSLTGTFFILRLDWRRYGLLYTIAGMLGIILCFIFEKVGFYSFPYIFMPFSRIPVIAVLTAFSFYVILGVRYSPVNWVHKIAFYGVIVNLGVLLETVLKNTTRLIHYDFEWDFWDSYTSWWGFFILMEWIGGKLIPQHLRAPIPAEAFRSEQWFWFVIHFVAIFTIFLAGLYLGLTMPDQ